Proteins from one Triticum aestivum cultivar Chinese Spring chromosome 7A, IWGSC CS RefSeq v2.1, whole genome shotgun sequence genomic window:
- the LOC123150303 gene encoding avenin-like b6, translated as MKTMFILALLALAASTAIAQLETICSKGFGQCQHHQQSGQQQLLDQMKPCVAFVQHQCSPVRTPFPQTQGEQHSSCQTVQHQCCRQLVQIPKQTRCKAIQSMEEAIIQQQPQQQWKGPQQQAQLKSMRMLLQTLPSMCNIYVPVQCQQQQQLGRQQQQQLQEQLKPCATFLQHQCRPMTVPFPHTPMQKPTSCQNVQSQCCRQLAQISEQFRCQGIHNVAESIRQQQQHQPQQEAQLEGLRMSLHALASMCKIYIPVQCPTTATTPYSITMTASSTGGTC; from the coding sequence ATGAAGACAATGTTCATCCTCGCTCTCCTCGCCCTTGCAGCATCCACCGCCATTGCTCAATTGGAAACCATTTGTAGcaagggcttcggacaatgccaaCACCACCAACAATCGGGGCAACAACAGTTGCTGGATCAGATGAAGCCATGTGTGGCTTTCGTACAACATCAGTGTAGCCCAGTGAGAACACCATTCCCACAAACACAGGGAGAGCAGCATAGCAGTTGCCAAACTGTGCAACACCAATGCTGTCGGCAGCTAGTGCAGATCCCAAAGCAAACCCGGTGCAAGGCCATCCAGAGCATGGAGGAGGCTATCATTCAACAACAACCCCAACAACAATGGAAGGGGCCCCAACAGCAAGCACAACTTAAGAGCATGAGGATGTTGCTTCAGACCCTGCCGTCTATGTGCAACATCTACGTCCCGGTACAATGCCAGCAACAACAACAACTGgggcgacaacaacaacaacagctgCAGGAGCAGTTAAAACCGTGTGCGACATTCCTACAACATCAATGTAGGCCAATGACAGTGCCATTCCCGCATACACCAATGCAGAAGCCTACAAGCTGCCAGAACGTGCAGTCCCAATGCTGCCGGCAGCTAGCACAGATCTCAGAGCAATTCCGCTGCCAAGGCATCCATAATGTGGCAGAGTCTAtcaggcaacaacaacaacaccaaccaCAACAGGAAGCACAACTTGAGGGCCTGAGGATGTCACTTCACGCCCTAGCATCGATGTGCAAAATCTACATCCCTGTACAATGCccaaccaccgccaccaccccctataGCATTACCATGACAGCTAGCTCTACCGGTGGTACCTGCTAG